The following DNA comes from Bacteroides sp..
ACGATTGTGGAATCGGGTCTGGATATCCCCAATGCCAATACCATCATCATCAACAATGCGCATCATTTTGGGTTGAGCGACCTGCACCAGATGCGCGGGCGCGTGGGACGCACCAACAAAAAAGCATTTTGTTACCTGCTCACCCCGCCCCTGAGCACCCTTACCGATGAGGCGCGCAAGCGCCTGCGGGCCATTGAGGAGTTTTCGGAGTTGGGCAGCGGCTTTAACATCGCCATGCGTGATCTCGACATCCGGGGGGCAGGAAACCTGCTGGGCGCCGAGCAAAGCGGATTCATCGCCGAGATCGGATTTGAGATGTACCAGAAAATCCTGGATGAGGCTATCACGGAATTAAAGGAAAAAGAATTTAAAGAGCTGTTTGCCGAAGGCATCAACCAGCGGAAATACCAGATAGGAGATTGCCAGCTGGAGACTGACTTTGAATTGATGATCCCCAGTCGTTATGTATCCAATACCGAAGAACGCCTGAGCCTTTACAAGGAATTGGACGGCCTTGAGGAAGAAGAGTCGCTGGAAGCCTTCGAAGCCCAGCTGGTTGACCGCTTCGGTCCTTTACCCGAAGCCACTGCCGGCCTGATGAAAGCCCTCAGGCTCCGCTGGAAAGGAAGGGAGATCGGCTTTGAGAAGATGATTCTGAAAAGCGGCTTGATGATCGGTTATTTTACCAGCCGAAAGGATTCACCCTATTACGAGAGCGATGCATTCAAAAGAGTATTGCGCTTTGCCCAGGAAAATTACAGAAAGTGCCAGCTGAAGGAAAGCAATGACAAGCTCAGTATGACCATCAAGTCAGTCACCGACATTGATCAGGCCCTGGAAATTGCAGAAGAAATCCTAGCTATAGGAAAGGTCTAGTCTTCTTCCCCTTTGAGCAATTCACTGATGTCCATAATCACTTTTTTCCCCAAGTGTTCAGCCTTTACGAGGCTGTCGCTTTCGCAATAGATGCGAATGATGGGTTCGGTATTTGAACGCCTCAGGTGCACCCATTCCTTATCAAAAAGAATCTTGGCGCCATCGGTCTGATCAATGGGATGCTTGGCATACTTTTCAATGATCTTGTTAAAGATCATATCGAGGTTTACCTCAGCAGGAAGTTCGATCTTATTCTTGGAGATGTAATATTCGGGATATTTTTTCTTAAGTACGGTACAAGTCTTTCCAGAACGCGCGAGGAGAGAGAGGTAAAGGGCAATTCCGACAAGGGCATCTCGTCCATAGTGCAACGCAGGATAAATAACGCCTCCGTTACCTTCACCGCCAATGACGGCATGGTGTTTTTTCATGGCTTCAACCACATTCACTTCACCAACGGCGCTTGAAAAATATTCCTGACCGTGCTCACGTGTAACCTCAGCCAGCGCCTGTGTGGAGGAAAGATTGCTGACGGTGTTTCCCGGCGTCTGTGAAAGCACATAATCGGCTACAGCCACAAGGGTATATTCTTCGCCAAACATTTCTTCATCCTCGCATACCAGCGCCAGCCGGTCTACATCTGGGTCAACAGCAATACCCAAATGGGCATTCTTATTGACAACTTCCGCAGAAAGTTCTATTAAATTTTCGGGAAGCGGTTCGGGGTTATGCGGGAAAATGCCATTGGGCTCACAATAAATCTCATGAATGGTTTTGACGCCCAAAGCTTCCAGTAAGAGAGGAACAGCCAGACCACCGGAAGAATTGACCCCATCCACCACAATCCGGAAATTGGCTTCCCGGATAGCTTCAACATCGACAATGGGCAGGGAAAGGATCTTCTCGATGTGCATCTCGATCATGCCATCTTCTTTAGAATAGTGTCCAAATTTCTCGATAGGAACAAAATCAAAAGCATTCCAGTCCAGAAACCGGTTCATTTCTTCACCCTGTTCAGCAGTAAGAAATTCCCCGTGCTCGTTAAGCAATTTGAGGGCGTTCCAGTTTTTGGGGTTATGGCTTGCTGTGATTATGATGCCTGCGTTGGCCTGAAAGAAACCTACAGCCATGGCAATGGTCGGAGTGGTGGAAATCCCCCCGTCAACAATATCAATGCCCATCGACTGCAGCACAGAGGTCACGATCTTATTAACAACTGGGCCTGAAATGCGGGCGTCGCGTCCCACAACGACTCTGAGGCGTTCTTCAGGAAAGCGACTCTTGAGCCACATGCCAAAAGCTCCCGAGAACTT
Coding sequences within:
- the glmM gene encoding phosphoglucosamine mutase — protein: MTLIQSISGIRGTIGGKPGEGFSPVDVLKFSGAFGMWLKSRFPEERLRVVVGRDARISGPVVNKIVTSVLQSMGIDIVDGGISTTPTIAMAVGFFQANAGIIITASHNPKNWNALKLLNEHGEFLTAEQGEEMNRFLDWNAFDFVPIEKFGHYSKEDGMIEMHIEKILSLPIVDVEAIREANFRIVVDGVNSSGGLAVPLLLEALGVKTIHEIYCEPNGIFPHNPEPLPENLIELSAEVVNKNAHLGIAVDPDVDRLALVCEDEEMFGEEYTLVAVADYVLSQTPGNTVSNLSSTQALAEVTREHGQEYFSSAVGEVNVVEAMKKHHAVIGGEGNGGVIYPALHYGRDALVGIALYLSLLARSGKTCTVLKKKYPEYYISKNKIELPAEVNLDMIFNKIIEKYAKHPIDQTDGAKILFDKEWVHLRRSNTEPIIRIYCESDSLVKAEHLGKKVIMDISELLKGEED